The DNA segment TTTTATGTAGCATATGGAATATTTTTAAGAATAGGGAATATAAAAGCACTTTTGAAGATGCCTGTAAACTTTATTGCTGTAATGACCTTAGCAGATATCGGAGCTAATTTTGTCGAGCTTACCGCAAGAGGTGAAATGAATTTGATTTACTTTCAGGAAATATTCAATAGGGTGCTTGCCGTAGGCTTGATTCGCAGCATTATTACGTTTGCTGTCTATTGGATAATAGAGCGATACAGGCTTGTTATAATGCGTGAAGAACATGAAAAACGTTATGCCGAACTACTTAAACTGCTGTCGGATTTGAAGGCTGAGTTTTTTTATATAAAAAAATCCTCAAAAGACTTAGAAGATGCGATGAGGGAAGGCTATGAAATATATCAATCTTTGGTTTTGGATATTGATGATAATGATGTTATAAGATTAAAGAAAAAAGCCTTGAATCTTGCCAAAGATATTCACGAAATAAAAAAGGATTACCTTAGAATTTTGGCAGGGGTAAAAGAACTGCTGCCCGAAGAAATAGGCGGTATGCAGCTAACGGCCGTACTTGATATAATTAAATCAAATACACAGAGATTGATAAGCGCAATTGAAAAAGATGTAAAATTAAAAATCAATACAGTACCAAATTTAGTTGTAATTAATTACTTTTCGATGTTCTCTATTTTCAACAACTTGGTTTCTAATGCACTGGATGCCATAGACGATAAAGGGGTTATTGAAATAAACATATGTTTAGACGAAGAAACGGTTATAATAACTGTTTCTGATGATGGGAAGGGAATCAATGCTAAAGACCTTCCCTATATCTTTGAACCGGGCTTTTCTACGAAATACAACGAAGACGGCTTAATTTCTACAGGACTTGGTTTAGTTAATGTAAAAAATCTCGTGGAGGATATGAGCGGCAGCCTTTCAGTAACTTCAACTCCTACTGAGGGCACAAAATTTGAAATACGCATGCCCTTAGAGGGAAATTTTACAACTGTGCAGGGGGATAAACATGAACTTTCGCGTGATGATAGTAGATGATGATAGAGCAGTAAGGCGAATTCTTTCGGGAATTATTGAAAACAACAATCTTGGAGACATTGTCGGGGACAGCGGAGACGGTGAAGAAGCTGAGAAAAAAATTTCCGTTTTGAAGCCGGATATAGTGCTTATGGATTTTCTTCTCCCAAGTAAAGACGGGCTGGAAATAATAAAGAGTCTGAAAAAAAGAGGTATTAATACACATTTTATTATGATTTCACAAGTTGAGGACCAGGCAATGATTTCCCAGGCTTATCAGGCTGGAATAGAGTTTTTCATACATAAGCCAATCAATGCCATAGAAACCGTAAGCGTGATTTCCAAAGTACAGGAAATCATAAAACTAAAAGACACCGTTAATAAAATACGAACGACAGTAATTAATCTGGATGATATGCCGCTGCTTGAGGTGAATATAAAAAAGGGTCTAAACAAAGTAGGATTTTTTCTGGCAGACCTGGGAATACTTGGCGAAACCGGCAGTGAAGATATAAAGATCATCATAGAAAACCATGAAAAGTTCTGGCAGAATATAAATAATTTACAGGATATATATCAGTACCTAAAACAATACTACGAAAATTATGATGAAAAAAAATCCACCGATATAAAGGCTATTGAAATGAGAATACGCCGAGCTATAGATAAAGCGCTTAAGAATGTGGCATCAATGGGACTTGAAGATTATAACAATGAGCAATTTATAAGGTTTGCTTCTACGCTTTTCGATTTTACAGAAGTAAAAAAAGAGATGGATTTTTTACGCGGTAAAAGCCCAATTAGCGGTAAAATTAATATAAAAAAATTCTTAGAAGGGAGTATTCTTCTATGTAAAACATAACATAATAAAAAATTGCTTATAAAAACGGCATAAAGACCGGATGTATTTTTTTATGTATATAATTAAGGTCGTCAGGTTATGCCTTATGAAGGCAAATTGGTTTACCCAACGACCTTATGTAAAACGAATATTTCTATCCCTATAAATCATTTAAATCATTCAGATTATATTTTAGTTTTCGCTATCATTTACCACATGTTTTGAGATTTTGCGCTGCTGCATAATATAGCCTAATATCAGTAGCACCAACCCGGCAAGGTCGGTTTTTAAGCCGGGCGTTACCAGCAGTATCCCGCCGATAAAAAAGATAATGCGTTCTATAAACGATTCATCAGTTATTAAGTAGCCTGCTACTGCGGAGCCCACGCCGATAATGCCGATTATGGAAGTGATGATAATTTGTATGATTCCCCATGCAGTTACATCTATTAAAAGCATGGATGGATTGTATACAAAGATATATGGTACCAGGAAAGCCGCAATGGCAAGCTTGGAAGCTTCAAGCCCTGTTTTTAAAGGGTTTGCCTTAGCTATGCCGGCACCGGCAAAAGCGGCTAATGCTACCGGAGGCGTAATATCAGCAATAATGCCGAAATAAAAGACGAACATATGAGCGGCAAGTACCGGTACATTCATCATTAAAAGCGCCGGTGCCGCTATTGTCGATGTAATAACATAGTTAGCCGTAGTAGGAACCCCCATGCCTAATATGATGGATGTTAGCATTGTAAAGAACAGTGTAAGTAACAGATTGCCTTTAGCAAGGCCTACTAAGGTAGAGCCCATTTTTAAACCAAGTCCTGTTTGAGTTACAACACCTATGATTATACCTGCACAGGCAGTGGCCGCAATAACGCCCAGAGCACTTCTGGCTCCTTGCTCAAGACCGTTTATGATATCTGCTAAACTTATTCTTGTATTTTT comes from the Tepidanaerobacter acetatoxydans Re1 genome and includes:
- a CDS encoding response regulator; protein product: MNFRVMIVDDDRAVRRILSGIIENNNLGDIVGDSGDGEEAEKKISVLKPDIVLMDFLLPSKDGLEIIKSLKKRGINTHFIMISQVEDQAMISQAYQAGIEFFIHKPINAIETVSVISKVQEIIKLKDTVNKIRTTVINLDDMPLLEVNIKKGLNKVGFFLADLGILGETGSEDIKIIIENHEKFWQNINNLQDIYQYLKQYYENYDEKKSTDIKAIEMRIRRAIDKALKNVASMGLEDYNNEQFIRFASTLFDFTEVKKEMDFLRGKSPISGKINIKKFLEGSILLCKT
- a CDS encoding sensor histidine kinase; the protein is MSVKSYYKEMLITAALAALTGELYFYPFGTNFRFTVGVVTLSFLVLYFDYIPEMVLVPFSGLVIMIFRILLSCVIGKSTFIYAVNLHYPAFFFYVAYGIFLRIGNIKALLKMPVNFIAVMTLADIGANFVELTARGEMNLIYFQEIFNRVLAVGLIRSIITFAVYWIIERYRLVIMREEHEKRYAELLKLLSDLKAEFFYIKKSSKDLEDAMREGYEIYQSLVLDIDDNDVIRLKKKALNLAKDIHEIKKDYLRILAGVKELLPEEIGGMQLTAVLDIIKSNTQRLISAIEKDVKLKINTVPNLVVINYFSMFSIFNNLVSNALDAIDDKGVIEINICLDEETVIITVSDDGKGINAKDLPYIFEPGFSTKYNEDGLISTGLGLVNVKNLVEDMSGSLSVTSTPTEGTKFEIRMPLEGNFTTVQGDKHELSRDDSR